Proteins encoded together in one Theileria parva strain Muguga chromosome 3 map unlocalized ctg_530, whole genome shotgun sequence window:
- a CDS encoding putative integral membrane protein — translation MEKVEDKDYKKDNKDYKKDNKDDKRGDKKDEMKVTTEIIEDKAGGTLLKGSEIDDKSGGTLLKGSEINNKPGGTQLNLQIEDNSGAAQLNLEIDDKPGGAQLNLQIEDNSELLAKTVEINETTETMDKVLKETDSRSNFKIKAIDPRQFTGPYINPWIRLLIYIIMVYFAGTLYLGWTGYQTLLYKAGAFEECCVAESDITRVTIGSDDYIDCGCRKAALNNLYTIAFSTHFLSTFLTGIVFDLIGPKYLYMISQLVQMATWILIGSFPKNGSVLRVAFFLVGLSSESSIMPLMTISYYFPYCQSLIISIIGATRSLSFINPILLSKIFELKIFGRGHLFLITITYSIISNLTSFVIGAFIVQKRFYKVGKSKHGSRPRYITSANITSGHSLSFFGRFSSSHLSSHLSSHLTFDQSASFGKRTLIDIRNRIIRVISHRQFVEYVILVLVSSLYLASVEFISKSQRELLMCTDGSSAVDLFKYIHILTFAPCPFMGYLIDRLGPSFVLIILHSCCFFYYFFVSFDFYILKIIACVFYLFACSMFVSHIYCYVTKRFNLRNFGRLVGFCFFSAGLFVILNVPLYNFMTNRSSSLDTHNLKIVTRVFIGYMASGFVMCLILLYFTSKKKRRTHKQIQSQ, via the exons atgGAGAAAGTGGAAGATAAAGATTATAAAAAGGACAATAAAGATTATAAAAAGGACAATAAAGATGATAAAAGGGGGGACAAGAAGGATGAAATGAAGGTAACCACTGAAATTATAGAAGATAAAGCCGGAGGAACACTACTAAAAGGTTCAGAAATTGATGATAAATCTGGAGGAACACTACTAAAAGGTTcagaaattaataataaaccTGGAGGAACACAGCTAAATCTACAAATCGAGGACAACTCTGGAGCAGCACAGCTAAACCTGGAAATCGACGATAAACCTGGAGGAGCACAGCTAAATCTACAAATCGAGGACAATTCCGAGCTATTGGCAAAGACTGTGGAAATTAACGAGACTACTGAGACAATGGATAAAGTTCTAAAAGAAACAGACTCTAGGAgtaactttaaaataaagGCAATAGACCCTAGGCAATTTACAGGACCATACATAAACCCATGGATAAGGTTacttatatatataataatggtaTATTTCGCTGGTACTTTGTATCTGGGCTGGACAGGGTACCAGACATTACTATACAAGGCAGGTGCCTTTGAGGAATGTTGCGTGGCAGAATCTGACATAACGAGGGTCACAATTGGCAGTGATGATTATATTGACTGTGGATGTCGGAAAGCGGCcttgaataatttatacacaATTGCCTTTTCAACGCACTTTCTCTCGACTTTTTTAACAGGGATAGTGTTTGACCTCATAGGGCctaaatatttgtatatgATATCCCAGTTGGTTCAGATGGCTACGTGGATTCTAATAGGCTCGTTTCCCAAAAACGGATCAGTTTTAAGAGTAGCTTTTTTTCTGGTAGGATTAAGTTCCGAGTCGTCCATTATGCCCCTGATGACTATTTCTTATTACTTTCCATATTGCCAATCACTGATCATCTCAATCATTGGAGCAACGAGGTCACTTTCATTTATTAACCCAATCCTACTTTCAAAAATCTTCgaacttaaaattttcggCCGTGGGCACCTGTTCCTTATTACCATCACGTATTCCATTATTAGTAACCTTACGTCATTTGTCATTGGAGCATTCATAGTCCAGAAACGGTTCTACAAAGTTGGGAAATCAAAGCACGGGAGTAGGCCCAGGTACATTACCTCCGCTAACATCACATCCGGTCATAGTTTATCGTTCTTTGGCAGGTTCAGCAGCTCACACCTTAGTTCACACCTTAGTTCACATTTAACCTTTGATCAATCTGCGAGTTTCGGAAAGAGAACACTGATAGACATTAGAAACAGGATTATCCGCGTGATTAGCCATCGTCAATTTGTAGAATATGTTATCCTAGTCCTGGTCTCCTCACTATACCTAGCCTCGGTGGAGTTTATAAGTAAGTCCCAGAGGGAACTTCTAATGTGTACCGACGGCTCCAGCGCCGTAGACCTCTTCAAGTATATTCACATCTTAACCTTCGCTCCCTGCCCTTTCATGGGATATCTCATTGATCGATTAGGACCATCATTCGTACTCATCATTTTACACTCTTGC TgttttttttattatttttttgtgTCGTttgatttttatattttgaaGATTATAGCTTGTGTATTTTACTTGTTTGCTTGTTCAATGTTTGTTTCGCATATATATTGCTACGTGACGAAGAGGTTTAACCTGAGGAACTTCGGGAGACTCGTGGGATTTTGTTTCTTCTCGGCGGGCCTTTTCGTAATACTCAACGTCCCTCTGTATAACTTCATGACGAACCGGTCATCGTCGCTGGACACGCACAATTTGAAGATAGTCACGCGAGTGTTCATAGGCTACATGGCCTCAGGGTTCGTCATGTGTCTCATATTGCTATATTTCACCTCTAAAAAGAAACGCCGCACACACAAACAAATACAGTCACagtaa